From a region of the Latilactobacillus sakei genome:
- a CDS encoding DNA-entry nuclease — protein sequence MFKKRFIGVVALLALMLAGCQVQPATPHKPAQTTTTHKQAKTTTALAAKTFKSGDEPYLVVNHNKSTLDVRQWQTERIKYGALDDLNRTTTNTAYLSNETLGHSHTRARQNWRPTGWHNQPVMIDGHRVIPQNRGHLIAYAISFNFDEDGVFKKGQPGSNDSPKNLATQTEFSNQRTMQIFEDQVRQALIRHKKVIYQVTTVFRGSELMPRGYWVQAISTDKTLNFNAYVWNVEPKMQFDYATGRGRVDSAMKVSDRYQGNRYTR from the coding sequence ATGTTTAAAAAAAGATTCATTGGCGTTGTTGCGCTATTAGCACTAATGTTAGCGGGGTGTCAGGTTCAACCAGCGACGCCCCATAAACCAGCACAAACAACGACGACTCACAAGCAAGCCAAAACAACAACGGCTTTAGCCGCTAAGACGTTCAAAAGTGGGGACGAACCTTATCTGGTAGTTAATCACAATAAATCGACGTTAGATGTGCGCCAATGGCAAACTGAACGCATTAAATACGGGGCGTTGGATGATTTGAATCGAACGACGACCAACACGGCCTATTTATCAAACGAAACGCTAGGCCATTCGCATACACGGGCGCGTCAAAATTGGCGTCCAACCGGTTGGCATAACCAGCCTGTAATGATTGATGGTCACCGGGTAATACCACAAAATCGTGGTCATCTAATTGCTTATGCGATTTCATTTAATTTTGATGAAGATGGTGTTTTTAAAAAAGGTCAACCAGGCAGCAATGATAGTCCTAAGAATTTGGCCACCCAAACTGAATTCAGTAATCAACGGACGATGCAGATTTTTGAAGATCAGGTCCGGCAGGCTTTAATTCGCCATAAAAAGGTGATTTACCAAGTAACGACCGTCTTCCGCGGATCAGAATTGATGCCTCGTGGTTACTGGGTACAAGCCATTTCAACGGATAAGACATTGAATTTTAATGCGTATGTTTGGAATGTTGAACCTAAGATGCAATTTGATTATGCCACTGGTCGCGGTCGCGTTGATTCAGCAATGAAAGTTAGTGACCGTTACCAAGGTAATCGTTATACAAGATAA
- a CDS encoding pentapeptide repeat-containing protein, with amino-acid sequence MTIKKAQAPILTAALEPYQENYFETDEAYENQLITEMPLKEVTINMAYFKGSHFKDIQFEQVTFDNCDFQDVLFEHCALLNCSFIGNTFQRVAFDGCQLIGADFAEAGLRDVRFVACKLDYAGFNQTRMRHVAFEECSLQEVAFEYVDWQWLTMNGNDLNGIDLTGTNLKQFDLSQNTFEKAVFSLDLLRGATVSSAQTLVIMSALRINVR; translated from the coding sequence ATGACAATAAAAAAAGCACAGGCACCGATTTTAACGGCGGCTTTAGAGCCATATCAAGAAAATTATTTTGAAACGGACGAAGCCTACGAGAACCAGTTGATTACGGAGATGCCGTTAAAAGAAGTCACGATTAATATGGCTTATTTCAAGGGCAGCCACTTTAAAGATATCCAATTTGAGCAGGTGACGTTTGATAATTGTGATTTTCAAGACGTCCTGTTTGAGCATTGCGCGTTATTGAACTGTTCATTTATCGGTAATACTTTTCAGCGAGTGGCTTTTGACGGCTGCCAGTTAATTGGGGCCGATTTTGCCGAAGCTGGTTTGCGGGATGTTCGCTTTGTTGCTTGCAAACTGGATTATGCGGGTTTCAACCAAACCCGCATGCGCCATGTGGCTTTTGAAGAATGCTCACTACAAGAAGTGGCGTTTGAATATGTTGATTGGCAGTGGCTGACGATGAACGGTAACGATTTGAATGGCATTGATTTGACGGGGACTAATTTAAAACAGTTTGATTTGAGCCAGAATACTTTTGAAAAAGCAGTTTTCTCACTCGATTTATTGCGTGGGGCAACTGTTAGTTCTGCTCAAACGTTAGTCATTATGAGTGCTT